A single region of the Leptolyngbya sp. 'hensonii' genome encodes:
- the crtD gene encoding C-3',4' desaturase CrtD gives MNPSHRIVVVGAGIGGLTAAALLARRGYSVLVLDQALVPGGCASTFKRQGFTFDVGATQVAGLEPGGIHHRIFADLDLELPPATPCDPACAVFLPGETTPISVWRDPERWRQERQRQFPGSEPFWRFLADLFQAGWEFQGRDPVLPPRSLWDFWQLFQAVRPDTLLTLPHTFSTVEDALRGYGLASDRRLKTFLDLQLKLYSQVDAAATALLYAATALSVSQSPRGLFHLQGSLQTLSDRLVAALERDGGRLLMRHTVEQIQVEQGRATGIVIRNQKTGQIWTEPADQVIANVTVQNLVQLLGDQVPVGYAHRVEKLPPASSAFVVYLGVDQTAIPANCPPHLQFLYDYEGPIGENNSLFVSVSHPGDGRAPAGRATITASSFTDPAAWERCADYEVLKQQYTETAIARLGQYFHLTEETICHQEAATPRSFQRFTGRDRGIVGGIGMRVSTFGPFGFANRTPIPGLWLVGDSTHPGEGTAGVSYSALTVVRQIEAGIHPQTSLCLYGSPHC, from the coding sequence GTGAATCCATCTCATCGGATCGTGGTTGTTGGAGCTGGGATTGGTGGCCTCACAGCGGCGGCCCTATTAGCCCGTCGGGGATATTCGGTGTTAGTTCTGGATCAGGCTTTGGTGCCAGGAGGCTGTGCCTCAACTTTTAAGCGTCAGGGTTTCACCTTTGATGTCGGGGCTACTCAGGTTGCTGGCCTGGAACCTGGTGGGATTCACCACCGGATCTTTGCTGATCTGGATCTGGAGTTGCCACCTGCGACGCCTTGTGATCCGGCCTGTGCTGTTTTCCTGCCTGGGGAAACGACACCGATTTCGGTCTGGCGCGATCCGGAACGCTGGCGGCAGGAACGACAACGGCAATTTCCCGGCAGCGAACCCTTTTGGCGGTTTCTAGCAGATCTGTTTCAGGCTGGTTGGGAGTTCCAGGGGCGTGATCCGGTTTTGCCGCCCCGCAGTCTGTGGGATTTCTGGCAACTGTTCCAGGCGGTGCGTCCCGATACGCTGCTGACCCTGCCCCATACTTTCTCCACCGTGGAGGATGCCTTGCGAGGGTATGGACTGGCCTCCGATCGACGGCTGAAAACGTTCCTGGATTTGCAACTGAAGCTCTATTCCCAGGTGGATGCGGCGGCCACGGCCCTGCTCTATGCAGCGACAGCCCTGAGTGTTTCCCAGTCTCCACGGGGGCTGTTCCATTTACAGGGCAGTCTGCAAACCCTGAGCGATCGACTGGTGGCGGCCCTGGAGCGGGACGGGGGACGGTTGCTGATGCGCCATACGGTGGAGCAGATTCAGGTGGAGCAGGGCAGGGCAACGGGTATTGTGATTCGTAACCAGAAAACGGGGCAGATCTGGACAGAACCTGCTGATCAGGTGATCGCGAATGTTACGGTGCAAAATCTGGTGCAACTGCTGGGGGATCAGGTTCCGGTGGGCTATGCCCACCGGGTCGAGAAATTGCCTCCGGCGTCCAGTGCGTTTGTGGTTTATCTCGGGGTAGACCAGACGGCGATTCCTGCCAATTGCCCCCCCCATTTACAGTTCCTTTATGACTATGAGGGACCGATCGGGGAGAATAATTCCCTCTTCGTTTCGGTCAGCCATCCCGGTGATGGCCGAGCTCCAGCGGGTCGGGCCACGATTACGGCGTCTTCTTTCACCGATCCGGCGGCCTGGGAACGATGTGCCGATTATGAGGTGCTGAAGCAGCAGTATACGGAGACCGCGATCGCCCGATTGGGCCAGTACTTTCATCTCACAGAGGAGACGATCTGCCATCAGGAAGCGGCCACACCCAGAAGCTTCCAGCGCTTTACGGGCCGAGATCGAGGGATCGTTGGTGGGATTGGCATGCGGGTCTCCACCTTCGGTCCGTTCGGTTTTGCGAACCGCACGCCCATTCCTGGCCTCTGGCTGGTGGGAGACTCCACCCATCCTGGTGAAGGCACTGCTGGGGTCAGTTACTCGGCTCTGACAGTGGTGCGTCAGATTGAAGCTGGGATCCACCCTCAAACCTCACTCTGCTTGTACGGCTCTCCTCACTGCTGA
- a CDS encoding alpha/beta fold hydrolase: protein MTIDTLPPSTPAKIHSVWTWQGFPICYQAQGEAGPAVVLIHGFGASSGHWRKNLPVLATTCRVFAIDLIGFGGSAKPTPGPLEPGQKIEYTFATWGQQIADFCREVVGGPAFLVGNSIGCIAAMQAAVDAPDVALGVALINCSLRLLHDRRRAEQPWLQQVGTPLLQRLLKIRWVGQTFFHQIARSETVRKILLQAYARPDAVTDELVNLLMTPALEDGAADVFLAFTGYSQGPLPEDLLAELACPVVILWGAQDPWEPIALGRRLADFPCVQRFIPLAGVGHCPQDEAPELVNPVLQDWIADQGKLER, encoded by the coding sequence ATGACGATCGACACCCTCCCCCCATCAACACCCGCCAAAATCCATTCCGTCTGGACCTGGCAGGGGTTCCCCATCTGCTATCAGGCTCAAGGAGAAGCGGGTCCGGCAGTAGTTCTAATTCATGGTTTTGGGGCGTCCTCTGGGCACTGGCGGAAAAATCTACCCGTACTGGCCACCACCTGTCGAGTCTTTGCGATCGACCTGATTGGTTTCGGGGGTTCGGCCAAACCCACTCCTGGCCCCCTGGAACCGGGTCAGAAGATTGAATACACCTTTGCCACCTGGGGCCAGCAAATTGCTGATTTCTGCCGGGAAGTGGTTGGTGGGCCAGCTTTTCTGGTGGGTAACTCGATCGGCTGTATTGCGGCCATGCAGGCTGCCGTGGATGCCCCTGATGTAGCCCTGGGGGTCGCGCTGATCAACTGCTCCCTGCGCTTGCTGCACGATCGACGGCGGGCCGAACAACCCTGGTTGCAACAGGTGGGCACGCCCCTGCTGCAACGATTGCTGAAAATTCGGTGGGTGGGGCAGACCTTTTTCCATCAGATCGCCCGCTCTGAGACTGTCCGGAAAATTCTGTTGCAAGCCTATGCTCGACCGGATGCGGTCACCGATGAACTGGTCAATCTGCTGATGACGCCAGCCCTGGAGGATGGAGCTGCCGATGTGTTTCTGGCCTTCACCGGTTACTCCCAGGGACCACTCCCGGAAGACCTGCTGGCAGAATTGGCCTGCCCAGTTGTGATTCTCTGGGGTGCCCAGGATCCCTGGGAGCCGATCGCCTTGGGTCGCAGGCTGGCTGATTTTCCCTGTGTGCAACGCTTCATTCCCTTAGCGGGAGTGGGTCACTGTCCCCAGGATGAAGCACCAGAACTGGTCAACCCGGTGTTGCAAGACTGGATTGCAGACCAGGGGAAGCTGGAGCGCTAG
- a CDS encoding ubiquinol-cytochrome c reductase iron-sulfur subunit, which yields MERREFLSWVGVGVLASSLPVAIVACNSSTTESTNSASPASSAGSSPRGDGFVVVGTIAKLDEAGFIEDKQFAGGPILVVRDPKQPETVRAVSSVCTHAGCAVSWKKDQTAFDCPCHASTFNPDGTVKRAPAKKPLKTFLAKVEGDTVLVKA from the coding sequence ATGGAACGACGTGAATTTCTCTCCTGGGTAGGTGTAGGTGTTTTGGCAAGCTCTCTGCCGGTGGCGATCGTGGCTTGCAATTCCAGTACGACTGAATCCACCAATTCTGCTTCCCCTGCTTCCAGTGCGGGCAGTTCTCCTCGTGGCGATGGGTTTGTGGTGGTGGGAACGATCGCAAAACTGGATGAAGCGGGGTTTATTGAAGATAAGCAATTTGCTGGGGGGCCAATCCTGGTTGTGCGAGATCCCAAGCAGCCAGAGACTGTGCGGGCAGTTTCGTCCGTCTGTACCCACGCAGGCTGTGCGGTGAGTTGGAAAAAAGACCAGACTGCCTTTGACTGTCCCTGCCATGCTTCAACGTTTAATCCTGATGGCACGGTCAAGCGAGCACCGGCTAAAAAGCCTTTGAAGACTTTCCTGGCGAAAGTGGAAGGGGATACGGTGCTGGTTAAAGCGTGA
- a CDS encoding ATP-binding protein has product MIRLFGFQSKKRPFRLIRYYTVASLVAFALAIVLLATFYYERVMTDIVALGEQQNVTLATSFSNSLWSELELFLLESEALTVDELRQHGAIEKIRQAAKTQMQGLSVVKIKVFNKKGQTIFSTQTDQIGQDKSASESFQRALTGQVSTELENKRLDHTNTLIQLGNANQERKLLSSYIPVYDHRANNQIAGVFELYSDVTPLIEQLGQAQRYVVLGIILILGGLYGGLFWIVKRADRLIRHQHEALQDSEKNYKYQTLELEKTLKELSIAQSHLIHQEKMSSLGQMVAGVAHEINNPVGFIYGNINYAQNYTETLLDLLHRYQQEHIQPSPELQEHLDTIDLEFFRTDLPKILMSMRHGAERIHQIVLSLRIFSRLDEAELKPVDLHEGINSTLMLLQHRLRGERMQQRIEVIKDYGNLPLVECYAGQLNQVFMHILANAIDALEGAWVRQPVASLAAHGSMATNSERLAMPKITIFTETLDSNFVIVTITDNGPGMTEEVKRKLFDPFFTTKEPGKGTGLGLAISDQIVTGKHNGMLRCFSTVGQGTEFQIKLPIHQRA; this is encoded by the coding sequence ATGATTCGACTTTTTGGATTCCAGTCCAAGAAGCGACCTTTCAGGCTGATTCGCTATTACACTGTTGCGAGCCTGGTTGCTTTTGCTCTGGCAATAGTGTTGTTGGCTACTTTCTACTATGAGCGAGTGATGACTGATATCGTTGCTTTGGGTGAGCAACAGAATGTGACCTTGGCAACATCATTTTCCAACTCATTGTGGTCAGAACTGGAACTTTTTTTGCTGGAAAGTGAGGCGCTCACGGTTGATGAGCTACGTCAACACGGGGCGATCGAAAAAATTCGACAGGCGGCTAAAACCCAGATGCAGGGCCTGTCGGTAGTCAAAATTAAAGTCTTTAATAAAAAAGGGCAGACGATCTTTTCCACCCAAACTGATCAGATTGGTCAGGATAAAAGTGCTTCAGAGTCCTTTCAGAGGGCGCTGACTGGGCAGGTCAGCACTGAATTAGAGAATAAGCGCTTAGATCATACAAATACGCTAATCCAATTGGGGAACGCCAATCAGGAACGCAAACTCTTATCAAGCTACATTCCTGTCTATGATCACCGGGCAAACAACCAAATTGCCGGGGTTTTTGAACTGTATAGCGATGTGACGCCTTTAATTGAGCAATTGGGGCAGGCGCAAAGGTATGTGGTGCTGGGGATTATTCTTATCCTGGGGGGGCTTTATGGGGGGCTGTTTTGGATTGTGAAACGCGCCGATCGATTAATTCGGCACCAGCACGAGGCCCTGCAGGATTCTGAGAAAAACTATAAATATCAGACCCTGGAACTGGAAAAAACATTGAAGGAGTTGAGTATTGCTCAGTCCCATCTCATTCACCAAGAGAAAATGTCTAGTCTGGGTCAAATGGTGGCTGGTGTTGCCCACGAAATTAACAATCCGGTGGGGTTCATCTATGGCAACATCAACTATGCACAAAATTATACGGAAACCTTGCTGGATCTGTTGCACCGCTATCAACAGGAACATATCCAACCCAGCCCTGAGCTTCAGGAGCATTTAGACACGATCGATCTGGAGTTCTTTAGAACAGATCTGCCCAAAATTCTGATGTCCATGCGGCATGGGGCTGAACGCATTCATCAGATTGTGTTGTCACTCCGGATCTTCTCCCGTCTGGATGAAGCGGAATTGAAACCGGTTGATTTGCATGAGGGCATTAACAGTACCTTAATGTTGCTCCAGCATCGCCTCAGAGGTGAGAGGATGCAGCAGCGGATTGAGGTGATCAAAGACTATGGCAATTTGCCTTTAGTAGAGTGCTATGCCGGGCAACTCAATCAAGTCTTTATGCATATTTTGGCCAATGCCATTGATGCGTTAGAAGGGGCATGGGTGCGTCAGCCTGTAGCCTCCCTGGCTGCCCATGGGTCAATGGCAACGAATTCAGAAAGGTTGGCCATGCCCAAAATTACGATTTTTACTGAGACATTGGATAGCAACTTTGTCATTGTCACCATCACAGATAATGGCCCTGGTATGACGGAAGAGGTGAAGAGAAAACTATTTGATCCGTTTTTCACCACGAAGGAACCGGGTAAGGGCACAGGTCTGGGACTGGCTATTAGTGATCAAATTGTGACGGGTAAACACAATGGAATGCTGCGCTGTTTTTCTACAGTAGGGCAGGGAACTGAGTTTCAGATTAAACTTCCCATTCACCAGAGGGCTTAG
- a CDS encoding carotenoid oxygenase family protein, producing MVSLGQSPQTYTWGKAVTHTPDEFAATALPVLSGAIPAGLRGTLYRNGPARLELGGQRVGHWFDGDGAMLAIHFAAGGVTGTYRFVQTQGYQAEAKAGKFLFGGYGMTPPGPLWQRFSRGLAKNVANTSVLALPDKLLALWEGGWPYALNLQTLDTIGPDNLGGLSGAQGYSAHPKRDPQTGEIFNFAVGFGKTGTLHLYRSDRSGRIQQQGTITLDGLPLIHDFVLAGPYLVFLISPVHLNALPVLARLTSYGEALTWQPERGTQILVVDRNTLTGVSWGETEPWYQWHFGNGAVDESGQVVLDLVRYPDFQTNQFLKEVATGQTQTLAPGTLWRIVLDPQTATVREAVQVVDRACEFPSVNPGQVGQPWRYTYLSLHRRGAAVNRDLFGAIARFDHQTHRLTELDCGVGCYPMEPLFAPDPARPEQGWVLTVVYDGNRNSSEVWVLDPDRWDAGPLCRLALPQVIPLGFHGTWMGAG from the coding sequence ATGGTCAGTCTTGGACAGTCTCCCCAGACTTACACCTGGGGTAAAGCCGTGACGCACACCCCTGATGAATTTGCTGCAACGGCTCTCCCGGTGTTGTCCGGTGCCATTCCTGCAGGGTTACGGGGGACTCTCTACCGCAATGGTCCCGCCCGCCTGGAGTTGGGTGGTCAACGGGTGGGCCACTGGTTTGATGGGGATGGGGCTATGCTGGCGATTCATTTTGCGGCAGGTGGCGTAACCGGAACCTATCGATTTGTCCAAACCCAGGGCTATCAGGCCGAAGCCAAAGCGGGAAAGTTTCTCTTTGGGGGCTATGGGATGACGCCTCCCGGTCCTCTCTGGCAACGGTTTAGCCGGGGGCTGGCCAAAAATGTCGCCAATACGTCTGTGCTGGCATTGCCGGATAAACTGCTGGCTCTCTGGGAAGGGGGCTGGCCCTATGCCCTGAATCTGCAAACCCTGGACACGATCGGTCCTGACAATCTGGGAGGGCTGTCTGGGGCTCAGGGGTACTCGGCCCATCCCAAGCGAGATCCCCAGACCGGGGAGATCTTCAACTTTGCCGTTGGTTTCGGAAAAACTGGAACCCTGCACCTGTATCGCAGCGATCGTTCGGGCAGGATTCAGCAGCAGGGGACCATCACCCTGGATGGCCTACCGCTGATTCACGACTTTGTGCTGGCTGGTCCCTATCTGGTGTTTCTGATCTCGCCTGTGCACCTGAATGCTCTGCCTGTGCTGGCCCGGCTCACCAGCTATGGGGAGGCGCTGACCTGGCAGCCTGAACGGGGAACCCAGATTCTGGTGGTCGATCGCAACACATTAACAGGGGTCAGTTGGGGGGAAACGGAACCCTGGTATCAGTGGCACTTTGGCAATGGGGCTGTGGACGAGTCGGGGCAGGTGGTGCTGGATCTGGTCCGTTATCCCGATTTTCAAACCAATCAATTTCTGAAGGAAGTGGCCACTGGGCAGACTCAGACCCTGGCCCCTGGGACCCTCTGGCGCATTGTGCTGGATCCCCAAACGGCAACCGTGCGGGAGGCGGTTCAGGTGGTCGATCGGGCCTGTGAGTTTCCCTCGGTCAACCCTGGTCAGGTCGGTCAACCCTGGCGCTATACCTATCTGTCCCTCCATCGTCGGGGGGCAGCGGTCAACCGAGACTTGTTTGGGGCGATCGCCCGCTTTGATCATCAGACGCATCGTCTGACTGAACTGGATTGTGGGGTCGGCTGCTATCCCATGGAGCCTCTCTTCGCTCCAGATCCAGCTCGCCCAGAGCAGGGCTGGGTCCTGACAGTGGTATATGATGGCAACCGCAATAGCAGTGAGGTCTGGGTGCTGGACCCCGATCGCTGGGATGCAGGTCCCCTCTGTCGGTTGGCCTTGCCTCAGGTGATTCCCCTGGGCTTCCATGGCACCTGGATGGGCGCAGGCTAA
- a CDS encoding PadR family transcriptional regulator, with product MALAHAILAFLSEHPCSGYDLAKQFGGTVGNFWKATHQQIYRELAKLETEGWISAEVIQQANRPDKKLYSVTEVGRQQLIQWIGEPAEVAAIKEDLLVKVYAGHLVEPQVMIQELQRHRQLHLEKLSAYQEIEQQYFQNPQDLPAIHKFSYLTLLRGIHYEADYVAWCDEALELLR from the coding sequence ATGGCACTGGCTCACGCAATTCTGGCCTTCCTATCGGAGCATCCCTGCAGCGGTTATGACCTGGCCAAGCAGTTTGGTGGCACCGTGGGCAACTTCTGGAAGGCCACCCACCAGCAAATCTATCGGGAGTTAGCCAAGCTGGAAACCGAGGGTTGGATCAGTGCCGAAGTTATTCAGCAGGCCAATCGCCCTGACAAAAAGCTCTATAGCGTCACCGAGGTTGGCCGACAGCAGTTAATTCAGTGGATTGGTGAGCCCGCTGAAGTGGCGGCTATTAAAGAGGATCTGCTGGTAAAAGTGTACGCCGGACATCTGGTTGAACCCCAGGTGATGATTCAAGAGTTACAGCGACATCGCCAGTTACACCTGGAAAAGCTCTCTGCTTATCAGGAAATTGAGCAGCAATATTTTCAGAACCCTCAGGATCTTCCGGCCATCCACAAATTTAGTTATCTGACTCTGCTCCGGGGCATTCATTACGAAGCAGATTACGTTGCCTGGTGTGATGAGGCCCTAGAATTGTTAAGATAA